In Humulus lupulus chromosome 7, drHumLupu1.1, whole genome shotgun sequence, the following are encoded in one genomic region:
- the LOC133790779 gene encoding uncharacterized protein LOC133790779 — translation MAGFLCSPRASLSPLLAIQFRRGPSLKSIGPIKLGIRCFSSGPDNSAGKSNKTQIKTETLYVLRIVVSGVTELLRLLPSSQQSSRVTEKQIDEFSASSVDDVLTVLKSDYQNAYFVTGIFSSAIYAEDCIFEDPTIRFRGKELYSRNLKLLVPFFDSPSIGLENIEKDISSETKFVVAKWKLRTYLKLPWRPLISINGSTVYELDGEFKIVRHAESWSVSALEAIGQIFTSSVGRPDE, via the exons ATGGCGGGATTCTTATGTAGTCCACGGGCTTCTCTATCTCCACTTCTAGCCATACAATTTAGACGTGGCCCCAGCCTCAAG TCAATTGGTCCGATTAAGCTTGGCATACGGTGCTTCTCTAGTGGCCCTGATAACAGTGCTGGTAAATCCAACAAGACTCAGATTAAAACGGAGACCCTTTATGTTTTGAGAATTGTGGTCAGTGGAGTCACGGAGCTTCTCAGGCTCCTCCCCTCCTCCCAACAATCTTCCAG AGTGACCGAGAAACAAATAGATGAGTTTTCAGCTTCAAGTGTTGATGATGTACTCACCGTACTCAAATCTGATTATCAGAATGCTTATTTTGTTACAG GGattttttcttctgcaatttATGCTGAGGACTGTATCTTTGAAGATCCAACTATTCGATTTCGTG GTAAGGAGTTGTATTCCCGCAACTTGAAATTGCTTGTTCCTTTCTTTGACTCTCCATCTATTGGATTGGAAAACATTGAGAAG GATATCTCCTCTGAAACAAAATTTGTGGTGGCAaagtggaaattaag GACCTACCTGAAGCTTCCATGGAGGCCTCTTATTAGCATCAACGGAAGTACGGTCTATGAATTAGACGGCGAGTTTAAA ATTGTAAGGCATGCTGAGAGTTGGAGTGTTTCTGCACTTGAAGCAATTGGCCAGATATTCACATCTAGCGTTGGACGGCCTGATGAATAA
- the LOC133789476 gene encoding uncharacterized protein LOC133789476, with the protein MRIAILNDSTVTDFIEDVESFETGVAKCFEALDIDGDGMLSRQELRDGFGKSLPIGSVRKELVEDLFDTVIGRFDVEGKGSIGFDEFKSLSNEMMMAMARGIGGSPILLALHQDSLLLNAVDHNLSKLS; encoded by the coding sequence ATGAGGATAGCGATTCTCAACGACTCGACAGTGACCGATTTCATCGAAGACGTGGAATCGTTCGAGACTGGCGTAGCCAAATGCTTCGAGGCGCTCGACATTGACGGCGACGGTATGCTCTCGCGGCAGGAGCTTCGCGATGGATTTGGCAAGTCTTTGCCGATCGGAAGCGTGCGAAAGGAGTTGGTCGAAGATCTGTTCGATACTGTTATCGGGAGATTCGATGTGGAAGGAAAGGGCAGCATTGGTTTCGACGAGTTCAAGTCCCTCTCGAACGAGATGATGATGGCCATGGCCCGCGGGATTGGGGGTTCTCCGATTCTTCTTGCGCTTCATCAGGATAGCTTGCTTCTTAACGCTGTTGATCATAATTTGTCTAAATTGtcatga
- the LOC133790781 gene encoding uncharacterized protein LOC133790781 codes for MLDTMIPSCFSQPNTPSTTSQVPNQNLITCIYQTQLCNSPTYLTLTWSKSMFTHSLTIYAPDLFSITIPLQPSTFSLFGARPGSKSIYLTHHHYQKIKLYWDFTRAEFATNSAEPDSCFYVAITCNAKLEFFLGDLLDELTQRTGLVTRQVLPIVPALLSRREHVFGRRNYASRAMFLGSKHEIGIECGGGTLKVKVDGETCLVVKRLAWKFRGNEKIYVSGIEVEFFWDVFNWVSNGNNGNGHGVFVFQVGDGGVWPEMVGPEKRLLRKSLSSATAPAGSSASMAASSSNSPSCSSVLQWAEESSDGGRSSCSSSTRSCSTGSNGGFSLLLYAWRKD; via the coding sequence ATGTTGGACACCATGATCCCATCGTGTTTTAGCCAGCCAAACACGCCCTCAACCACTTCTCAAGTGCCTAACCAGAACCTCATAACCTGCATATACCAAACTCAGCTATGTAACTCTCCAACTTACTTGACTCTTACATGGTCAAAGTCTATGTTTACTCACTCTCTCACCATCTACGCCCCTGACTTATTCTCCATCACCATACCTCTTCAACCGTCGACCTTCTCGTTATTCGGAGCCCGACCCGGATCCAAATCCATATACTTGACCCACCACCATTACCAAAAGATCAAGCTTTACTGGGACTTCACTAGAGCTGAGTTCGCCACCAACTCGGCCGAGCCTGACTCTTGCTTCTACGTCGCTATTACCTGCAATGCCAAGTTGGAATTCTTCCTTGGTGATCTCCTCGACGAGTTGACTCAGCGCACGGGGCTGGTAACTCGGCAGGTACTGCCCATCGTACCAGCTTTGCTTTCGAGACGAGAGCACGTGTTTGGACGCAGGAACTACGCGTCCCGAGCTATGTTTTTGGGGTCCAAACACGAGATTGGGATAGAGTGCGGCGGCGGTACGCTGAAAGTCAAAGTCGACGGTGAAACCTGCCTCGTCGTTAAAAGACTCGCCTGGAAATTCAGAGGGAACGAGAAAATCTACGTGAGTGGAATCGAAGTCGAGTTCTTCTGGGATGTTTTCAACTGGGTAAGTAACGGTAATAACGGTAATGGACATGGGGTGTTTGTCTTCCAAGTTGGTGATGGCGGGGTTTGGCCGGAGATGGTTGGCCCAGAAAAGAGGCTGTTGAGGAAGAGCTTGTCGTCGGCGACGGCTCCGGCGGGTAGCTCTGCGTCAATGGCGGCTTCGTCGTCGAATTCGCCGTCGTGTTCGAGTGTGCTGCAATGGGCGGAGGAGAGTAGCGATGGAGGAAGGAGTTCGTGTTCTTCATCTACTAGATCATGTAGTACTGGTAGTAATGGCGGTTTTTCTCTGTTGCTTTACGCTTGGAgaaaagattga